From Lolium perenne isolate Kyuss_39 chromosome 5, Kyuss_2.0, whole genome shotgun sequence, a single genomic window includes:
- the LOC127302426 gene encoding uncharacterized protein, producing the protein MSDWGPVVIAVVLFVLLSPGLLLQLPGKHHFVEFGNMHTSAMSILVHAIIYFALVALFVIVIGVHITTD; encoded by the coding sequence atgtcGGACTGGGGCCCGGTGGTGATCGCGGTGGTGCTGTTCGTGCTGCTGTCGCCGGGGCTGCTGCTGCAGCTGCCCGGGAAGCACCACTTCGTCGAGTTCGGCAACATGCACACCAGCGCCATGTCCATCCTCGTCCACGCCATCATCTACTTCGCCCTGGTCGCGCTCTTCGTCATCGTCATCGGAGTACACATCACAACCGACTAG